One genomic segment of Chelonia mydas isolate rCheMyd1 chromosome 1, rCheMyd1.pri.v2, whole genome shotgun sequence includes these proteins:
- the SYAP1 gene encoding synapse-associated protein 1 isoform X2 codes for MLRGLGSWFGLERAGEEQKPPPEESSSPGERSEAGGAEGEAAAGGDPAVRSQEQVDPDPLLSQAKGLGNYLFNFATAATKKISESVAETAQNIKKSVEEGKIDTIIDKTIIGDFQKEQEKFVQEKHTKKSEAAVPPWVDSNEEETIQQQILALSADRRNFLRDPPAGVQFNFDFDQMYPIAMVMLQEDELLNRMRFDLVPKHVKEEVFWRNYFYRVSLIKQSAQLTALAAQQQVVGKEENNGRKEDIQLTAGENVSTWPLSTLSQRLVQIRRQKKQTRDYMFAELVQSSHTDRAQLNVWRQTIVESRKASHEYEERRDACDAVVKLWGSKLTCFTVWWI; via the exons ATGCTGCGGGGTCTGGGCAGCTGGTTCGGGCTGGAGCGGGCGGGCGAGGAGCAGAAGCCGCCGCCCGAAGAGAGCAGCAGCCCCGGGGAGCGGAGCGAAGCCGGGGGCGCCgagggggaggcggcggcgggcGGGGACCCGGCCGTGCGGAGCCAGGAGCAGGTGGATCCGGATCCGCTCCTCAGCCAGGCCAAAGGACTCGGCA ATTATCTCTTCAATTTTGCGACTGCTGCTACAAAAAAGATATCTGAATCGGTTGCTGAAACAGCACAAAATATAAAGAAGTCTGTAGAAGAAGGGAAAATTGATACCATCATTGATAAG ACAATTATTGGAGACTTTCAGAAGGAACAAGAGAAATTTGTTCAAGAAAAGCACACAAAAAAGTCAG AAGCAGCAGTGCCTCCTTGGGTAGATAGCAATGAAGAAGAAACAATTCAACAACAAATCTTGGCCTTATCAGCA GACAGGCGAAACTTTCTGCGTGACCCACCAGCAGGTGTTCAGTTTAACTTTGACTTTGACCAGATGTACCCCATCGCTATGGTAATGCTACAAGAAGATGAACTCCTGAACAGGATGAGATTTGATCTTGTCCCTAAACA TGTAAAGGAGGAGGTGTTTTGGAGAAATTATTTCTACCGGGTCTCCCTAATTAAACAGTCTGCACAGCTCACTGCACTGGCTGCTCAACAACAAGTTGTAGGAAAGGAGGAGAACAATGGCAGGAAAGAGGATATACAGCTGACAG caggtgaaaatgtttcaacatggcccctatctactctgtcccagaggctggtccagattagaaggcagaaaaaacaaACTCGGGACTACATGTTTGCCGAGCTcgtgcagtcctcccacactgatagggcccagttgaatgtgtggaggcaaacaattgtggAGTCGCGTAAAGCGtcacatgaatacgaagagaggagggatgcaTGTGATGCTGTGGTCAAGCTATGGGGCAGCAAACTGACATGCTTcactgtgtggtggatctaa